TACGGATCCGGCTGGCAATACGTTGATTTAATGTGTCGATTATATTATTCATATCGACACTATATTGAACAAAAGGACGGAAGCAAGATGAATATTCGCCAGGCGCATCACCACGACTGTGCGGCCATTGCGGAGATTTACAACCACGCGGTGCGTTTTACCGCCGCCGTGTGGAACGACAGCACCGTGGACAGCGACAACCGCATCGCCTGGATGGATGCGCGCACCGCACGCCGCTTCCCGGTGCTGGTTGCCGAGCAGGACGGCCAGGTTATCGGGTATGCCTCCTACGCCGACTGGCGCGCTTTTGAGGGCTACCGCCATACGGTGGAGCACTCAGTCTATGTGCACCCGGAACACCAGGGCAAAGGGGTTGGCCGCCAACTGCTGGCGGCGCTTATCGGCATCGCCCGCCAGCAGGGAGTACACGTGATGATTGCCGGTATTGAG
This Shimwellia blattae DSM 4481 = NBRC 105725 DNA region includes the following protein-coding sequences:
- a CDS encoding GNAT family N-acetyltransferase — translated: MNIRQAHHHDCAAIAEIYNHAVRFTAAVWNDSTVDSDNRIAWMDARTARRFPVLVAEQDGQVIGYASYADWRAFEGYRHTVEHSVYVHPEHQGKGVGRQLLAALIGIARQQGVHVMIAGIESGNLGSVHLHHKLGFSVTGQMPQVGTKFGRWLDLTFMQLQLDQRQPPEASA